A genomic stretch from Argiope bruennichi chromosome 2, qqArgBrue1.1, whole genome shotgun sequence includes:
- the LOC129962253 gene encoding neuropeptide-like protein 31 produces MMKTVILVLALVAIAACSLDVIPHYSHHGYGHGISSRYFRKAQGHGYGLGYGGYGLGYGGYGGYGYGGLGGYGGYGYNGLGGYGGFGYGYNAYL; encoded by the exons ATGATGAAAACTGTA atCCTCGTTTTGGCTCTTGTAGCCATTGCTGCCTGCTCTTTAGATGTAATTCCACACTACAGCCACCACGGCTATGGACACGGAATCAGTAGTAGATACTTCAGGAAAGCACAAGGACATGGATACGGATTGGGATATGGCGGTTACGGCCTCGGATATGGTGGCTATGGAGGTTATGGATATGGAGGTTTAGGAGGATACGGCGGATATGGATACAATGGTCTTGGAGGATATGGAGGGTTTGGATATGGATATAATGCCTACTTATAA
- the LOC129962411 gene encoding neuropeptide-like protein 31: protein MMKTVILVLALVAIAACSLDVIPHYSHHGYGHGISSRYFRKAQGHGYGLGYGYGLGYGGYGGYGYGGLGGYGGYGYNGLGGYGGFGYGYNAYI, encoded by the exons atgatgaaaacTGTA ATCCTCGTCTTGGCTCTTGTAGCCATTGCTGCTTGCTCTCTGGACGTTATTCCCCACTACAGTCACCATGGCTACGGACACGGAATCAGTAGCAGATACTTCAGGAAAGCACAAGGGCATGGATATGGATTAGGATATGGTTATGGCCTCGGATATGGTGGCTATGGAGGTTATGGATATGGTGGTCTAGGAGGATACGGTGGATATGGATACAATGGTCTTGGAGGATATGGAGGTTTCGGATATGGATataatgcttacatataa